CAAGAACAGCCAGGGCTATCGTGGCTTGTATGCCGCGACGATCGTCACTTCGGGAGCAGGTTTTACGACGTATCTGTCTCCCAATACGACAGCTTCGGTCGATGGTGGAAGATATTGTTGGGGAGCCACGGATTTCGCGCCGCGGACGATTCCGTGCCATTACGGGAGCAGGTGGCAAGCGGCGACCTACGCGTCGATGAGTCTGCATCCGGGCGGGGTGCAGTCGGCTCTGGTCGATGGGTCGGTTCGGTTTGTCGCGGAGACTGTCGATCTGTTTGCGTGGCGGTCTGCGTCGACGGCCAACGGCGGCGAAGTTAACCCTCTTTGATCTTTCCGCTTCCACGTTTCTGTACACAGGGCGTCATGTTGCACGTTGTTGCCGCGTGGCGTCTTTTTTTTGGGTTCATCGGTAGTTCGATCTTTATCTATTTGGAGCGTTTAATGGTTCGTCGAGATGTGCGTCATCGTTTGGTTTGGGCTGCGTCGGTCATGTTGTTGGTGGTGGGGTGTGGTCGAACGCGCAGCGATCAAATCGCGGTTTCGGGGCAAGTGCAATTTGACGGGAAGCCCGTTGCCGAAGGGACGATTTCGTTTATGCCTGTCAGCGGTACAGGGCAGACGACAGGGGCCCAGATCGTCGATGGAAGCTATGCCACCACCGTTTCGCCAGGAGAGCAGGCGGTTCAGATTACGGGGACCAATGTCGTGAAGTTGGAAGATCCGACGGAGGAAGAGGTTAGCCGAGGGATCACCGAACGCGTCGATCAGTACATTCCGGCGAAATACAACCGCCAGTCGGAGCTTCGGATTACCGTGGCAGCCGATTCGCCAACCCACGATTTCGATCTGCAGCCCTAAACGCTGGGGTGGTTAAGTGCCCCGCGTGTCAGCGAATCCTTTCGTCGGTGCGCAGCTCTATTCGGGCAGACCGGATCGCCAGCGGCTTACCGGCGACGCGAATCGCGATCGCCGCCGGTGCGGTTCGCTCTCTTTCTTATTTGCTCGGTCAATCAGCCGAGTCTTCGCCGCAGTGGATCTCCAGTTGCACCTCGCCGGTGATTTCGGCAGGGGAGGGGAGGGCAGGGGGGATGATCTCGATCGCCAGCTGATTGCTCAGCTGCAGCAGGTCGGTGATATCGATCCGAAAAGGAGCCTGTTGGGCGGTTGAATTTGCTAGCGGGGTTTCATTTAGCGAAACGTGCGCGGTTCCAACGCAGGCGGTGATTGCTAGCTCGACGCGTTCTTCCGGGCCGATTCCAGTCGGTCGATTAAAATGACGAACGTACAGAACAGGGCCCGTGTAATCGCCGAGGAATCGATCCGATGGTTGGTCGATTCGGCCCGCGACCGGCTGGGCGTCGGGGCGCTTCAGCGGCGTTAATTTCCAAGGTCCTCGCAGGCGGATCGTGTGGGGTGCGGCTGGCGGCATCGAATTTGTGGGACTTTCTCTCGGGGGGGGGATGTTCTTGCAAGCTGTGCCGGAAACAGGCTAGGCTGGCAACCGGTGGTCTCCCGCAGTTTGGGGCGGGGCGATGTGTTGTCGATGATCCTTTCAGGCGTTATCGGTCACCGATACACTTAGAAACGGGAACCTCTCTATGAACCAATACCTTCTTCCTTGTCAAGGAGCGTTAATCGTGCTTAATCGTGTGAGCCGAATCGGATTGTTGCAATCGATTCGAAGACACAAAACGATCGGTGTCGGCAAATTACTGCTCGCATTGCTGTTAGTTGGTGTGGTCGCGGGCAATTCCCAGGGGCAAGATCCTTCGGAATCGAGCGAAGAGGCGTTGGCGGTTTATGCCGACGCGGCTAATTTCCAGAACAATGGCGCCTTTGACCTCGCGATTGCGGAATGGAAGAAGTTCCTTAAAACGCACGCCAAGGACCCGCTTGCATCCAAGGCGGCGCATTATCTGGGGATCAGCCAGATGCGGAAGGAATCGCCCGATTACATGGCCGCTTCCGAAGCGTTCAAGCAGGCGCTGGCGGCGAAGGATTTTGAGCTGGTCGAAGAGGCGCTCAGCAATCGCGGTTGGTGCCTGTTTGCTGCCGGTCAGAACGATCAAGCGAATCAGGCGAAACGATTCAGCGAGGCGTTGGCGGTCTTCGATGAGTTGCTGAAGAAGTTTCCCAAGACGACGTTCGCCGATCAGGCGCTCTTTTACAGCGGGGAAGCGGCCTATGCGTCGGGGAAACCGGCAGCGGCGGTCGGGTATTACCAGCGGTTGATCGATCTGCCAAAGGGGAAGGAGTCGCCGCTGTATTGCGACGCGATCTATGCCAATGGCGTTGCGTTGGAGGATCAACAGTTGTGGAAAGAGGCGTTGGTCGCCTACGGCAAATTGGTAACCGGGTGTGCCGATTCGGATCTGTTGCCCGAGGTGCAGATTCGCCAGGCGGACATCAACGTGCGGTTGGAGCAATTTAAAGAGGCGGCGCCGCTGTTTCGCAAGGTCGCCGATTCCAAGACGCGATTGTCCGATTACGCGTTGTTCCGATTGGCCTTCTGCGCTGTCCAGTTGCAGGATCCCGACGCGGCTGCAAAGACCTACGATGAATTGATCACCGATTACCCGGAGAGTCAGTTCGCTTCGGCGGCGTTGATCGCTGCGGGTCAGAGCTATTATCGGGCGGGCAAGTTCGACGAAGCGGCGGCGAAGTTCCAAGCTGTCTTGAAGTTGGACGATGCGGTGGCGGCGACCGAAGCGGCTCACTGGTTGGCGACGATCGCGGCCAAAAATAACAAGAACGATGAAGTGATCGCGATCTCTCGGGCTGCGATCGCCAAGGGGCTGGACGGTTTCTTCGCCGCCAGCGTGAAGATGGATCTGGCCGATGCGCTTTCGAAAGCGCCAGCGACCAGCGAAGAAGCGATCGACTTGTATGTGGCGGTTGCCAAGGAGTCGGCGGGCCAGCCGGTGGCGGCTCGGGCCCTCTACAACGCTGGCTTCACAGCGCTGCAAAATCGCGATCTCGCCAGTGCTGGCAAGTTCGCCGATCAGTTTATGGCGGAGTATTCGAAGGACCCGTTGGTTCCCGATGTGTTGTATGTGGCTGCCGAGGCGCAGCTGCAGACGGGCAAGCCGAAAGAGGCTGCAGCGACCTACGATCGTCTGTTGCAATTGTCGAAAGAACACCCCTCGCGTTCGCTGTGGATCTTGCGTGGCGCAACGGCTGCTTATTTGGCCGAGGACTATTCCGCTGTCGTCGACCGGTTGACCAAGGCGATGGGGGAACTGAAGGCTCCCGAACAGCAGGCCGAAGCGGAGTTCATGATCGGGTCGAGCTATTACAAGCTGGACAAGAAGGGTGAAGCGTTGAAGACGCTGGAAAAGAGTCGTCAGACGAGCAGCCAATGGAATCAAGCGGCCGACGTGTTGGTGACCTTGGGCCGCGTTCAGTTGGAGGCTGGCAAGCCTGAATTGGCTGAGAAGTCGTGGCTGCAGGTGATTGCCGAATCGCCTGCGTCGGGGGCTGGGTTCCAGGCTCGCTATCGCTTGGCGCTGTTGTTGTCTGGCAAGGAGGACTTCGATGGGGCGAAGAAGTATTACGACGAGATCCTAGCCGCCGATAACCAAACTGCACTCAAGCCGTACGCCCTTTATGGCAGCGGCTGGTGCCAGATGAAGAAAGAGAAATACGAAGAGGCATTGGTCCAATTGGATCAGGTCTTGAAGGAATTTAAAGACCATCCGGTCGCCAAAGATGCTCAATTGGCTCGTGGTATCTGCTTGCGAAAGCTGGGCCGCGACGACCAGGCTCGCAGCGCGTTTGAAGATCTGCTGCGACGCGGTCCGCAAGGGATCGAACTAGGGCACGCGTTGTACGAACTGGCCCTCTTAGAGGTTGGTGCCAAGCAACCGGCGAAAGCCTCGGTCTATCTAAAGCGATTGGTCGGCGACGTTCCACAGTATCCCGATCTGGACAAGGTGTTGTATGAACTGGCGTGGGCGATGCGCGACCAGGGGGATGAGGCGGCGGCAATCCAGCATTTTGGGCAGTTGGTCGTCAAGTTTCCGAAGACGACCTTGGCTGCCGAAGCCAGTTATCACGTCGGCCAGCAGCAGTTTGACATGGGCAATTTCAAGAAAGCCGCCGGCGCCTTTGCGACGGCGGCCGAACATACCACCGAT
Above is a genomic segment from Rosistilla ulvae containing:
- a CDS encoding tetratricopeptide repeat protein encodes the protein MLNRVSRIGLLQSIRRHKTIGVGKLLLALLLVGVVAGNSQGQDPSESSEEALAVYADAANFQNNGAFDLAIAEWKKFLKTHAKDPLASKAAHYLGISQMRKESPDYMAASEAFKQALAAKDFELVEEALSNRGWCLFAAGQNDQANQAKRFSEALAVFDELLKKFPKTTFADQALFYSGEAAYASGKPAAAVGYYQRLIDLPKGKESPLYCDAIYANGVALEDQQLWKEALVAYGKLVTGCADSDLLPEVQIRQADINVRLEQFKEAAPLFRKVADSKTRLSDYALFRLAFCAVQLQDPDAAAKTYDELITDYPESQFASAALIAAGQSYYRAGKFDEAAAKFQAVLKLDDAVAATEAAHWLATIAAKNNKNDEVIAISRAAIAKGLDGFFAASVKMDLADALSKAPATSEEAIDLYVAVAKESAGQPVAARALYNAGFTALQNRDLASAGKFADQFMAEYSKDPLVPDVLYVAAEAQLQTGKPKEAAATYDRLLQLSKEHPSRSLWILRGATAAYLAEDYSAVVDRLTKAMGELKAPEQQAEAEFMIGSSYYKLDKKGEALKTLEKSRQTSSQWNQAADVLVTLGRVQLEAGKPELAEKSWLQVIAESPASGAGFQARYRLALLLSGKEDFDGAKKYYDEILAADNQTALKPYALYGSGWCQMKKEKYEEALVQLDQVLKEFKDHPVAKDAQLARGICLRKLGRDDQARSAFEDLLRRGPQGIELGHALYELALLEVGAKQPAKASVYLKRLVGDVPQYPDLDKVLYELAWAMRDQGDEAAAIQHFGQLVVKFPKTTLAAEASYHVGQQQFDMGNFKKAAGAFATAAEHTTDPALLEKAYYKLGWSGYQLGNYDGAKRSFEKQLKSAPDGPLKVDAMVMIAESMFKAGEFASALEGYRKARTIVLAEGKGAGAPDPEAQQLRELVFLHGGQCSQQLKKWDEALQWFDQMRDLFPSTAYLPQVFYETGYCYQQLNQYPKALQYYGQVAANYRDEVAARARFMMGEIHFSQRELTKAIPEFQRVMFGFGGEKAPVEIKNWQAKSAFEAGRCGELLIQSTAGEKRASAIEIAQGFYKYIAEKHPQHELVAKANERSGVLNRL